Proteins co-encoded in one Salvia splendens isolate huo1 chromosome 4, SspV2, whole genome shotgun sequence genomic window:
- the LOC121800365 gene encoding secreted RxLR effector protein 161-like yields MDVKSSTIPLAAHFILSKDQCPKNESEIQKMKSIPYSNAIGSVMYLMVSTRPDIAYSVSCLSRYMSNPGQLHWEALKWLLRYLKHTAHYDSNYANDRDKRKSTTSYVFTLGGSCVSWKSKLQHIVALSTTDSEYIAITEAMKEALLLKGVMSELKFLKQPVVVFSDSQFHFIRDIVEKGEVLLEKIHTDHNPADMGNKCLYVEKMLSCIRKLHIDSS; encoded by the exons ATGGATGTCAAGTCCTCCACTATTCCCTTGGCTGCACACTTCATTCTCAGCAAGGACCAGTGTCCTAAGAATGAAAGTGAGATCCAAAAGATGAAGAGTATTCCTTACTCTAATGCTATTGGGTCAGTTATGTACTTGATGGTGAGCACAAGGCCTGACATTGCTTACTCTGTATCATGCCTGTCAAGATACATGTCAAATCCAGGACAACTTCATTGGGAAGCCCTTAAGTGGCTACTGAGATACCTTAAGCATACTGCTCATTATG ATTCAAACTATGCAAATGACAGGGATAAGAGGAAATCTACAACCTCTTATGTATTTACACTTGGTGGATCTTGTGTAAGCTGGAAATCAAAATTGCAACATATTGTGGCCTTATCCACTACTGACTCTGAGTACATTGCCATCACAGAGGCAATGAAAGAGGCTCTATTGCTGAAAGGGGTTATGAGTGAATTAAAATTCCTCAAGCAACCTGTTGTGGTCTTTTCTGATAGCCA ATTTCATTTTATCAGGGATATAGTGGAAAAGGGTGAGGTCCTGCTAGAGAAGATCCATACTGATCACAACCCAGCTGATATGGGGAACAAGTGTCTCTATGTGGAGAAGATGCTTTCATGCATTAGGAAGCTTCACATTGATTCTAGTTAG